A genomic stretch from Heliangelus exortis chromosome 23, bHelExo1.hap1, whole genome shotgun sequence includes:
- the WNT4 gene encoding protein Wnt-4 isoform X3 — translation MSPEYSLRSLLLIILATFSANASNWLYLAKLSSVGSISEEETCEKLKGLIQRQVQMCKRNLEVMDSVRRGAQLAIEECQYQFRNRRWNCSTLDTLPVFGKVVTQGTREAAFVYAISSAGVAFAVTRACSSGELDKCGCDRTVQGGSPQGFQWSGCSDNIAYGVAFSQSFVDVRERSKGASSNRALMNLHNNEAGRKAILNNMRVECKCHGVSGSCEFKTCWKAMPPFRKVGNILKEKFDGATEVEQSEIGSTKVLVPKNSQFKPHTDEDLVYLDSSPDFCDHDLKNGVLGTSGRQCNKTSKAIDGCELMCCGRGFHTDEVEVVERCSCKFHWCCSVKCKPCHRMVEIHTCR, via the exons GTACCTGGCAAAGCTGTCCTCGGTGGGGAGCATCTCTGAGGAGGAGACCTGTGAGAAGCTGAAGGGCTTGATCCAACGCCAGGTGCAGATGTGCAAGAGGAACCTGGAAGTGATGGACTCGGTGAGGCGTGGGGCCCAGCTGGCCATCGAGGAGTGCCAGTACCAGTTCCGCAACCGGCGCTGGAACTGCTCCACGCTGGACACCCTGCCTGTCTTTGGCAAGGTGGTCACACAAG GGACCCGGGAGGCAGCCTTTGTCTATGCCATCTCTTCGGCAGGGGTGGCCTTTGCAGTGACCCGAGCCTGCAGCAGCGGAGAGCTGGACAAGTGCGGCTGTGACCGCACGGTGCAGGGGGGCAGCCCGCAGG GCTTCCAGTGGTCGGGCTGCTCCGATAACATCGCCTACGGCGTGGCGTTCTCACAGTCCTTTGTTGACGTCCGGGAGAGGAGCAAAGGGGCTTCTTCCAACAGAGCATTAATGAACCTCCACAACAACGAGGCAGGCAGGAAG GCCATCCTCAACAACATGCGGGTGGAATGCAAGTGCCACGGCGTGTCCGGCTCCTGCGAGTTCAAGACCTGCTGGAAAGCCATGCCCCCCTTCCGCAAAGTGGGCAACATCCTGAAGGAGAAATTCGACGGCGCCACCGAGGTCGAGCAGAGCGAGATCGGCTCCACCAAGGTCCTGGTGCCCAAAAACTCTCAGTTCAAGCCCCACACGGATGAGGACCTCGTCTACCTGGACTCCAGCCCTGATTTCTGTGACCACGACCTGAAGAACGGGGTGCTGGGCACCAGCGGGAGGCAGTGCAACAAAACCTCCAAGGCCATCGATGGCTGCGAGCTGATGTGCTGCGGCCGCGGCTTTCACACGGACGAGGTGGAGGTGGTGGAAAGGTGCAGCTGCAAATTCCACTGGTGTTGCTCTGTCAAGTGCAAACCCTGCCATCGGATGGTGGAAATCCACACGTGCCGGTGA